A section of the Bryobacteraceae bacterium genome encodes:
- a CDS encoding amidohydrolase — protein sequence MTYLRALPGLALAGLLAAAQTPAQRAALEVVEKQAEPFRQISRRIWENPEVGWQEKQSSALLRAELEKHGFRTRGFDGMPTAFVAEWGEGRPVIGILGEYDALPGLSQEDAPERRPRVAGAPGHGCGHNLFGAGSALAAAAVKERMQALGLKGTIRFYGTPAEEGGGGKIFLIRAGAFRDADVVLAWHPGDFNAADDNPYLANISARVRFRGTPAHAAGAPEAGRSALDALEVMTHAVNLLREHVPQETRMHYIVTNGGAAANIVPEFAELSIIVRHPDLEELARIWERVKKCAEAGALATETKVEIEISSAYANFRRNAVLRDLLDRSLRAAGGVRYSDEERAFIERIRATLGARELPPLERAAEVLPPKTSLSSVSTDVGDVSWVVPVGHFTAATMPPGVPLHTWQSTACAGTEIGRKGMMVAAKTLTLAALELFEKPELVRQARAAYEEQMRGREYRSLLPAERRPGQTGH from the coding sequence ATGACCTACCTTCGTGCCCTCCCGGGACTGGCCCTGGCGGGTCTGCTGGCCGCGGCGCAGACGCCCGCGCAACGGGCGGCTCTCGAGGTGGTGGAAAAGCAGGCGGAACCGTTCCGGCAGATCTCGCGTCGGATCTGGGAAAACCCGGAGGTGGGCTGGCAGGAAAAGCAGAGCTCGGCGCTGCTGCGCGCCGAGCTGGAAAAGCACGGCTTCCGCACGCGGGGCTTCGACGGCATGCCGACGGCGTTCGTCGCCGAGTGGGGCGAAGGCCGGCCGGTGATCGGCATCCTGGGCGAATACGATGCCTTGCCGGGCCTGTCGCAGGAAGACGCGCCGGAGCGCAGGCCGCGCGTGGCCGGTGCGCCTGGCCACGGATGCGGCCACAACCTGTTTGGCGCGGGCTCGGCGCTGGCGGCGGCGGCGGTGAAGGAGCGCATGCAGGCGCTGGGGCTGAAGGGGACGATCCGCTTCTACGGGACGCCCGCCGAGGAAGGCGGCGGCGGAAAGATTTTCCTGATCCGCGCCGGAGCGTTCCGCGACGCCGATGTGGTGCTGGCCTGGCATCCGGGCGACTTCAACGCCGCTGACGATAATCCGTACCTGGCCAACATCAGCGCGCGGGTGCGGTTCCGGGGAACGCCGGCGCATGCGGCCGGCGCGCCCGAGGCGGGCCGCAGCGCGCTGGACGCGCTTGAAGTGATGACGCACGCGGTGAACCTGCTGCGGGAGCACGTCCCGCAGGAGACGCGCATGCACTACATCGTCACCAACGGCGGCGCGGCCGCCAACATTGTGCCCGAGTTCGCGGAGCTGTCGATCATCGTGCGCCACCCCGATCTCGAGGAGCTCGCCCGCATCTGGGAGCGGGTGAAGAAGTGCGCCGAAGCGGGTGCGCTGGCCACGGAGACGAAGGTGGAAATCGAGATCTCGTCGGCATATGCCAACTTCCGGCGCAACGCGGTGCTGCGCGACCTGCTCGACCGGAGCCTGCGGGCGGCGGGCGGCGTCCGCTACAGCGACGAGGAGCGTGCGTTTATCGAGAGAATCCGCGCGACGCTGGGCGCGCGCGAGCTGCCGCCACTGGAGCGCGCGGCCGAGGTGCTGCCGCCAAAGACGTCGCTGTCGTCGGTCTCCACCGACGTCGGCGACGTCAGTTGGGTGGTTCCGGTAGGACACTTCACGGCGGCGACGATGCCGCCGGGCGTGCCGCTACACACGTGGCAATCGACGGCGTGCGCGGGCACGGAGATCGGCCGCAAGGGCATGATGGTGGCAGCGAAGACGCTGACGCTGGCGGCGCTTGAGCTGTTTGAGAAGCCGGAGCTGGTCCGGCAGGCGCGCGCGGCGTACGAGGAGCAGATGCGCGGCCGCGAATATCGTTCGCTGCTGCCCGCCGAGCGGCGGCCGGGACAGACGGGTCACTGA
- the gppA-2 gene encoding exopolyphosphatase has translation MPRYAAIDIGSNSVRMMAADVDRNGRFEILAEDRQVTRLGESVFRTGSIDEAAARQVLEVLARMKKAYSGLGVLAVRAVATAAVRDASNSDEFLRRASDVLGEPVEMISGLEEARLIHLGVETRWPHPDSRILILDIGGGSAEVIDADNGRMRAALSRPLGAVRLKEVFLRHDPPLEEELLRMNEFIQEKLHPVRQKIPPAAFARLIGTSASASAIVCAANRIPRQRRQEADRRRITAPQLRRLYREMARMSLDERRRVTGIGPRRAEIIVPGVAVMLAVVEMYQAPRLYYSAAGVRDGILRDLAERGAGVERVLLDAEQRRMVEQYARRFGVDLHHARRVAHFARELFTALTPWHRLQPEKGRLLKAAAYLRDTGHAINDMAHHKHSQYIVANADLGGFTDEERHLVAMLCRYHRKAPPSARHADYAALSPEQQQLIQYLYPLLRVADALDRSRDQRVESISCTLDDGALTVTMESDSDLSLELWAVERAAAAFRQVYGKQLRAVVKRR, from the coding sequence ATGCCCCGCTACGCCGCCATTGACATCGGAAGCAACTCGGTCCGCATGATGGCCGCCGACGTCGACCGCAACGGGCGGTTCGAAATCCTGGCCGAGGACCGCCAGGTGACGCGGCTCGGCGAAAGCGTCTTCCGCACCGGCAGCATCGACGAGGCCGCCGCGCGCCAGGTGCTCGAAGTGCTCGCCCGGATGAAAAAGGCCTACAGCGGCCTCGGCGTGCTGGCCGTGCGGGCGGTGGCGACGGCGGCCGTGCGCGACGCCTCCAACAGCGACGAGTTCCTGCGGCGCGCCTCCGACGTGCTCGGCGAGCCGGTGGAGATGATCTCGGGCCTCGAAGAGGCGCGCCTCATCCATCTCGGCGTCGAGACGCGCTGGCCGCATCCGGACAGCCGCATCCTGATCCTCGATATCGGCGGCGGCAGCGCCGAAGTCATCGACGCCGACAACGGCCGCATGCGCGCCGCCCTGTCGCGCCCCCTCGGCGCGGTGCGGCTGAAAGAAGTGTTCCTCCGGCACGACCCGCCGCTCGAAGAAGAGCTCCTGCGGATGAACGAGTTCATCCAGGAGAAGCTCCATCCGGTGCGGCAGAAGATCCCGCCGGCCGCCTTCGCGCGTCTCATCGGAACTTCCGCCTCGGCCTCGGCCATCGTCTGCGCCGCCAACCGCATCCCGCGCCAGCGCCGGCAGGAAGCCGACCGCCGCCGCATCACCGCCCCCCAGTTGCGCCGGCTGTACCGGGAGATGGCGCGCATGAGCCTGGACGAGCGGCGCCGCGTCACCGGCATCGGCCCGCGGCGCGCCGAAATCATCGTGCCCGGCGTGGCCGTGATGCTGGCCGTGGTCGAGATGTACCAGGCGCCGCGCCTCTACTACAGCGCGGCGGGCGTGCGCGACGGCATTCTGCGCGACCTCGCCGAACGCGGCGCCGGCGTCGAGCGCGTCCTGCTCGATGCCGAGCAGCGCCGCATGGTCGAACAATATGCGCGCCGCTTTGGCGTCGATCTCCACCACGCCCGCAGGGTGGCCCATTTTGCCCGCGAACTATTCACCGCGCTCACTCCCTGGCACCGGCTTCAGCCCGAGAAGGGCCGCCTGCTGAAGGCGGCCGCCTACCTGCGGGACACGGGCCATGCGATCAACGACATGGCCCATCACAAGCACTCGCAGTACATCGTCGCCAACGCCGACCTCGGCGGCTTTACCGACGAGGAGCGCCACCTGGTGGCGATGCTGTGCCGCTACCACCGCAAGGCGCCTCCCTCCGCCCGCCACGCCGACTACGCCGCCCTCAGCCCGGAACAGCAGCAGCTCATCCAGTACCTGTATCCGCTGCTGCGGGTGGCCGACGCGCTCGACCGCAGCCGCGACCAGCGCGTCGAGTCGATCTCCTGCACGCTCGACGACGGCGCGCTCACGGTTACGATGGAATCGGACAGCGACCTGAGCCTGGAGCTGTGGGCGGTCGAGCGCGCCGCCGCGGCGTTCCGCCAGGTCTACGGAAAGCAGCTCCGGGCCGTGGTGAAAAGGCGATGA
- a CDS encoding lactate permease, with the protein MWEQTYAPLGGSLALSALAAALPLFTLLYLLGVRRTAAWAAALSGLGAAAAVALAAYRMPVAMALSAALYGAAFGLFPICWILFWAIFLYRLCVETGQFEIIKDSIGSVTPDRRLQALLIAFAFGAFVEGAAGFGAPVAVAAAMLAGLGFSPFYAAGICLLANTAPVAFGSIGIPVLTLGAITGLPVEKLSAAVGRICAPVSLIVPAYLVMVMGGWRALSGVLPAALACGVAFAGAQFYASNYIGPELTDILSSLAAIGACLAAARLWRPRNEFVFDGAAAGPVLRPRHEARAVLKAWSPYLLLVVCVLAWGRADIKAALNSATVIIDWPWLHGRVVQTPPVVPAAAPYAARYSLQWLAAAGTACMLACLLAGLLLRTPAALLAKVLKDTAAQMAKPVLTVASVLALAFLMNYSGATATLGLAMAATGAAFPFFSAILGWLGVFLTGSDTSANALFGNLQRVTAQSLGLNPVLMAASNSSGGVMGKMISLQSIAVAAAATGMPAADESRLFRFTLRHSLLLAALIGLLVTAYAYLAPGWMPG; encoded by the coding sequence ATGTGGGAGCAGACCTATGCGCCGCTGGGAGGCAGCCTCGCGCTTTCCGCGCTCGCGGCGGCGCTGCCGCTGTTCACGCTTCTCTATCTGCTGGGCGTGCGGCGCACGGCCGCCTGGGCGGCGGCCCTCAGCGGGCTGGGCGCGGCAGCGGCAGTGGCGCTCGCCGCCTACCGGATGCCGGTCGCGATGGCGCTGAGCGCGGCGCTCTACGGGGCCGCGTTCGGGCTGTTTCCCATCTGTTGGATTCTGTTCTGGGCGATCTTCCTCTACCGGCTGTGCGTCGAGACGGGACAGTTTGAAATCATCAAGGACTCGATCGGCTCGGTCACGCCGGACCGGCGCCTTCAGGCGCTGCTGATCGCCTTCGCTTTCGGGGCGTTTGTGGAAGGTGCGGCCGGCTTTGGCGCGCCGGTGGCGGTGGCAGCGGCGATGCTGGCCGGACTGGGCTTTTCGCCCTTCTACGCGGCCGGCATCTGCCTGCTGGCGAACACGGCGCCGGTGGCGTTCGGCTCGATCGGCATCCCGGTGCTGACGCTGGGGGCGATCACCGGGCTGCCGGTGGAAAAGCTCAGCGCGGCGGTGGGACGGATCTGCGCGCCGGTGTCGTTGATCGTGCCGGCATACCTCGTGATGGTGATGGGCGGCTGGCGCGCGCTGTCCGGAGTCCTGCCGGCGGCGCTGGCCTGCGGCGTGGCGTTTGCGGGCGCGCAGTTTTATGCGTCGAATTATATCGGCCCGGAGCTGACCGACATCCTCAGCTCGCTGGCCGCCATCGGCGCCTGCCTGGCGGCGGCGCGGCTCTGGCGGCCGCGCAACGAATTCGTCTTCGACGGCGCCGCGGCCGGGCCGGTGCTGCGCCCGCGCCATGAGGCGCGGGCGGTGCTGAAGGCGTGGTCGCCCTACCTGCTGCTGGTGGTGTGCGTGCTCGCCTGGGGACGGGCCGACATCAAGGCGGCGCTGAATTCGGCCACAGTGATCATCGACTGGCCATGGCTGCACGGCCGCGTGGTGCAGACGCCGCCGGTCGTGCCGGCGGCGGCGCCGTATGCGGCGCGCTATTCATTGCAGTGGCTGGCGGCGGCCGGCACGGCCTGCATGCTGGCCTGTCTGCTGGCGGGCCTGCTGCTGCGCACGCCCGCCGCGCTGTTGGCGAAGGTGCTGAAGGACACGGCGGCGCAGATGGCCAAGCCGGTGCTGACGGTGGCGAGCGTGCTGGCGCTCGCCTTCCTGATGAACTACTCGGGCGCCACGGCGACGCTCGGGCTGGCGATGGCGGCCACGGGCGCGGCCTTCCCCTTCTTCAGCGCGATCCTCGGCTGGCTGGGCGTGTTTCTCACCGGGAGCGACACGAGCGCGAACGCGCTGTTCGGCAACCTGCAACGGGTGACGGCGCAAAGCCTGGGGCTGAACCCGGTGCTGATGGCGGCGTCGAACTCGTCGGGCGGGGTGATGGGCAAGATGATCTCGCTGCAATCGATCGCGGTGGCGGCGGCGGCCACGGGCATGCCCGCGGCCGACGAGAGCCGGCTGTTCCGGTTCACGCTGCGGCACAGCCTGCTGCTGGCGGCGCTGATCGGGCTGCTGGTGACGGCCTACGCCTACCTGGCGCCGGGGTGGATGCCCGGCTGA
- a CDS encoding secretion protein HlyD, whose amino-acid sequence MRGKRKYAWIAVVAAAAAVVGWRLVTGSGEAGELRLSGNIELTEVELSFKLPGRLEELLVDEGDAVRAGQVIARQDTEELERQREREAAAVEAAERALEQARAAVAYQQRAVEQDTAARRAELEAAEKRLEELRNGSRPQEVRAAQAALREAEAAFALAERDWERAQTLYRNEDISAAQHDQFRTKYEAARAALERAREQASLVREGPRREQIEQQRAAVERARAALRLAEAGALELERRRKELAMREAEVQRARAQLAVVEVQLGERVLKSPVDGVVLSKSAERGEVLAGGAAVVTVGDMARPWLRGYIGERDLGRVKPGMAAEVTTDSYPGRRYAGRVTFISSEAEFTPKQIQTEEERQKLVYRIKIELANPRLELKLNMPADAVLRLE is encoded by the coding sequence ATGCGAGGCAAAAGGAAATACGCGTGGATCGCCGTTGTGGCGGCAGCGGCCGCCGTGGTTGGCTGGCGGCTTGTGACAGGCAGCGGCGAGGCGGGCGAGCTGCGGCTGAGCGGCAACATTGAACTCACCGAAGTCGAGCTTTCGTTCAAGCTGCCCGGACGGCTTGAAGAATTGCTCGTGGACGAAGGGGACGCGGTGCGCGCCGGGCAGGTGATCGCGCGTCAGGACACCGAAGAGCTGGAGCGGCAGCGTGAGCGGGAGGCGGCGGCAGTGGAGGCGGCCGAGCGGGCGCTGGAGCAGGCGCGGGCGGCCGTCGCCTATCAGCAGCGGGCGGTGGAGCAGGACACGGCGGCGCGGCGGGCGGAGCTCGAAGCGGCCGAGAAACGGCTCGAGGAGCTGCGCAATGGAAGCCGGCCGCAGGAAGTGCGGGCGGCGCAGGCGGCGCTGCGCGAGGCCGAGGCCGCGTTCGCTCTGGCCGAGCGCGACTGGGAGAGGGCGCAGACGCTGTACCGCAACGAGGATATCTCGGCGGCGCAGCACGACCAGTTCCGGACGAAGTACGAGGCGGCGCGGGCAGCGCTCGAGCGGGCGCGCGAGCAGGCCTCGCTCGTCAGGGAAGGGCCGCGGCGGGAGCAGATCGAGCAGCAGCGCGCGGCAGTGGAGCGGGCCCGGGCGGCACTGCGGCTGGCCGAGGCCGGCGCGCTCGAGCTGGAACGCCGGCGCAAGGAGCTGGCCATGCGCGAGGCGGAGGTCCAGCGGGCGCGCGCGCAGCTTGCGGTGGTGGAAGTGCAGCTCGGCGAGCGCGTGTTGAAGTCGCCCGTGGACGGAGTGGTGCTGAGCAAGAGCGCCGAGCGCGGCGAAGTGCTGGCCGGCGGCGCGGCGGTGGTGACGGTGGGCGACATGGCGCGGCCCTGGCTGCGGGGCTACATCGGCGAGCGCGACCTGGGCCGGGTGAAGCCCGGCATGGCGGCGGAGGTGACGACGGACTCGTATCCCGGCAGGAGATATGCAGGCCGGGTGACGTTCATTTCCTCGGAGGCGGAGTTCACGCCGAAGCAGATCCAGACGGAGGAAGAACGGCAGAAGCTCGTGTACCGGATCAAGATCGAGCTGGCCAACCCGCGCCTGGAGCTGAAGCTGAACATGCCCGCCGATGCGGTGCTGCGGCTCGAGTGA
- the ybhF-N gene encoding ABC transporter ATP-binding protein, which translates to MIRAENLSRRFGAVQAVQGLTLEVRAGEIFALVGPDGAGKTTALRLLAGLLDADEGRAEICGHDVQRDPDAVKDRLGYMAQRFGLYQDLTVEENIEFFGELFGTDPGERERLAAQLLEMTRMAEFRRRRAGQLSGGMKQKLALICTLLHRPQALLLDEPTCGVDPLSRRDFWRILERLAAGGMAVLVSTAYLDEAERCARAGLMHGGRLVWSGAPAEAKNRIAPFCFRAAAPDRRLARARLLAEPGVLAAEPAGAALHVYLEEDARAEDVMRASGVGLEPLEPSLEDAFIVLIRRQEARRAA; encoded by the coding sequence ATGATCCGCGCGGAGAATCTGAGCCGCCGTTTTGGCGCGGTACAGGCCGTACAGGGGCTGACGCTTGAGGTGCGCGCCGGCGAGATCTTCGCGCTGGTCGGGCCCGACGGGGCGGGCAAGACGACCGCGCTCCGGCTGCTGGCCGGGCTGCTGGACGCCGACGAGGGGCGCGCCGAAATCTGCGGCCACGACGTCCAGCGCGACCCCGACGCGGTGAAAGACCGCCTGGGCTACATGGCGCAGCGGTTCGGGCTCTATCAGGACCTGACCGTGGAGGAAAACATTGAATTCTTCGGCGAGCTGTTTGGCACGGACCCGGGAGAGCGCGAGCGGCTGGCGGCGCAACTGCTGGAGATGACGCGGATGGCCGAATTCCGGCGGCGGCGCGCGGGACAGTTGAGCGGAGGGATGAAGCAGAAGCTGGCGCTCATCTGCACGCTGCTGCACCGGCCGCAGGCGCTGCTGCTCGACGAGCCGACCTGCGGGGTGGACCCGCTGTCGCGCCGGGATTTCTGGCGGATCCTCGAGCGGCTGGCGGCCGGCGGCATGGCGGTGCTCGTCTCAACGGCCTACCTGGACGAGGCGGAGCGCTGCGCGCGAGCGGGCCTGATGCACGGCGGGCGGCTTGTGTGGAGCGGAGCGCCGGCAGAGGCCAAAAACAGAATCGCACCGTTCTGTTTTCGGGCGGCGGCGCCCGACCGGCGCCTGGCCCGGGCGCGGCTGTTGGCCGAGCCGGGCGTGCTGGCGGCTGAGCCGGCCGGCGCGGCGCTGCACGTGTATCTGGAGGAAGACGCGAGGGCGGAGGACGTGATGCGGGCGTCGGGCGTCGGGCTGGAGCCGCTGGAACCTTCGCTGGAAGACGCCTTCATCGTGCTCATCCGCAGGCAGGAGGCGCGCCGTGCCGCCTGA
- the ybhS gene encoding membrane protein: MSRRRLRAVFRKELLHIVRDWRSLGMALAVPMALLVLFGYALTLDVDRIPTVLYDQDGTAASRELAERLRGSRFFEVRGVRGGYPDVVRELDEGRALMAVVIPRGHARRVAAGENAKVQVLLDGSDSNTASIAAGYADAVVMAHAMELRGQWAERRGAGKLEPPADLRPRVLYNNALQSRNFIVPGLIAVILMIIASLLTSLTVAREWENGTMEQLLATPLRPAELLLGKLGAYFLLGVADTVIALVLGVGIFGVPMRGSYLLLAVTSGLFLFGALSWGIFLSTVTRSQLLAYQASLITSFLPAFLLSGFVFALENMPFAVQQISRIVPARYFVTILHGIFLKGVGVELLWAPMLFLLIYAGIVFTVARRKLRQKVA, encoded by the coding sequence ATGAGCCGGAGGCGGCTGAGGGCGGTGTTCCGCAAGGAACTGCTGCATATTGTGCGGGACTGGCGCAGCCTCGGGATGGCGCTGGCGGTGCCGATGGCGCTGCTGGTGCTGTTCGGCTACGCGCTGACGCTCGACGTGGACCGCATCCCGACGGTGCTGTACGACCAGGACGGCACGGCCGCGAGCCGCGAGCTGGCCGAGCGGCTGCGGGGCTCGCGATTCTTCGAGGTGCGGGGCGTGCGCGGCGGCTATCCGGATGTGGTGCGGGAGCTGGACGAGGGACGGGCGTTGATGGCGGTGGTGATCCCGCGGGGCCATGCGCGGCGCGTGGCGGCGGGAGAGAACGCGAAGGTGCAGGTGCTGCTCGACGGCAGCGACTCCAACACGGCGTCGATCGCCGCGGGCTATGCGGACGCGGTCGTGATGGCGCACGCGATGGAGCTGCGCGGGCAGTGGGCGGAGCGGCGCGGGGCGGGGAAGCTGGAGCCGCCGGCGGATCTGCGGCCGCGGGTGCTGTACAACAACGCGCTGCAATCGAGAAACTTCATCGTGCCGGGGCTGATTGCGGTGATCCTGATGATCATTGCCAGCCTGCTGACGTCGCTGACGGTGGCGCGGGAGTGGGAGAACGGGACGATGGAGCAACTGCTGGCGACGCCGCTGCGGCCGGCCGAGCTGCTGCTGGGCAAGCTGGGAGCGTATTTCCTGCTGGGCGTGGCAGACACGGTGATCGCTCTGGTGCTTGGCGTGGGAATTTTCGGCGTGCCGATGCGGGGCAGCTACCTGCTGCTGGCGGTGACGAGCGGGCTTTTTCTGTTCGGGGCGCTGAGCTGGGGCATTTTCCTTTCGACGGTGACGCGGTCGCAACTGCTGGCCTACCAGGCGTCGCTGATCACGAGTTTCCTGCCGGCATTCCTGCTCAGCGGGTTTGTGTTCGCGCTGGAGAACATGCCGTTTGCGGTGCAGCAGATCTCGCGGATCGTGCCGGCGCGGTATTTCGTCACCATTCTGCACGGAATTTTTCTCAAAGGCGTTGGCGTGGAACTGCTGTGGGCGCCGATGCTTTTCCTGCTGATTTATGCGGGCATCGTGTTTACGGTGGCGCGGCGGAAGCTGCGCCAGAAGGTGGCCTGA
- the ybhR gene encoding transport permease protein codes for MWPRLREIVRKEFRQAFREPRMRVFLFLPPLLQTILFGYAVNLDVEHVRLGWMDMDGGPAARELFYAFESSHEFEVVAHAHNEREAQALLDRGDVQALVRVAPRFSREVAAHRQGQVQLLLDGTNSNTAAIILSHATGVVAGFNRRMLLDQQKERLVDRTRGGAVLVRIPGVETERRVWFNPELKSRNYFVPGVIVNVLTLVTLMLTALSIVREKEIGTMEQLMVTPLRPMELMLGKTIPFALVGMFDLMLLTGLALLIFHVPLRGSVLLLAGAGALFILSTLGAGLFMSTVSHTQQQAMMASFFFFQPAFMLSGFAFPIRNMPEPVQWLTYLNPLRYFMEIVRGVFLKGSGAGQLWPQLAALAAMGVTIVVLSALRFHKRLE; via the coding sequence ATGTGGCCGAGGCTGCGTGAAATCGTGAGGAAGGAGTTCCGGCAGGCGTTCCGCGAGCCGCGGATGCGCGTGTTTCTCTTCCTGCCGCCGCTGTTGCAGACGATTCTTTTCGGCTATGCCGTAAACCTGGATGTCGAGCACGTGCGGCTCGGCTGGATGGACATGGACGGCGGCCCGGCGGCGCGCGAGCTGTTTTACGCCTTCGAGTCCAGCCATGAATTCGAGGTGGTGGCGCACGCGCACAACGAGCGCGAGGCGCAGGCGCTGCTTGACCGCGGCGATGTGCAGGCGCTGGTGCGGGTGGCGCCGCGCTTCAGCCGGGAGGTGGCCGCGCACCGGCAGGGCCAGGTGCAGCTTCTGCTGGATGGAACCAATTCCAACACCGCCGCCATCATCCTGAGCCACGCCACCGGCGTGGTGGCCGGCTTCAACCGGCGGATGCTTCTCGATCAACAGAAGGAGCGGCTGGTGGACCGCACGCGCGGCGGAGCGGTGCTCGTGCGGATTCCGGGCGTCGAGACGGAACGGCGCGTGTGGTTCAACCCGGAGCTGAAGAGCCGGAATTATTTCGTGCCGGGCGTCATTGTGAATGTGCTGACGCTGGTGACGCTGATGCTCACCGCGCTGAGCATCGTCCGGGAAAAGGAGATCGGGACGATGGAACAGCTCATGGTGACGCCGCTGCGGCCGATGGAACTGATGCTGGGCAAGACGATACCGTTCGCGCTGGTGGGGATGTTCGACCTGATGCTGTTGACGGGCCTGGCGCTGCTGATCTTTCACGTTCCGTTGCGGGGCAGTGTGCTGCTGCTGGCGGGCGCGGGGGCGCTGTTCATCCTTTCCACGCTCGGGGCCGGTCTTTTCATGAGCACGGTGAGCCACACGCAGCAGCAGGCGATGATGGCGTCCTTCTTTTTCTTTCAGCCCGCTTTCATGTTAAGCGGCTTTGCGTTTCCGATCCGCAACATGCCGGAGCCGGTGCAGTGGCTCACGTATCTGAACCCGCTGCGGTATTTCATGGAAATCGTGCGCGGGGTGTTTCTGAAGGGTAGCGGCGCCGGCCAGCTCTGGCCGCAACTGGCGGCGCTGGCGGCGATGGGGGTCACAATTGTCGTCCTCAGCGCGCTGCGGTTCCACAAGCGGCTCGAATAG
- a CDS encoding mannose-6-phosphate isomerase, class I, translating to MSDPRLLRIRPAVQHYDWGGTELLPALLGMPNPERRPFAELWYGAHPKAPAIALTPAGDVALDRLIASAPQHWLGPACAARFGPVLPFLLKVLDARRMLSIQVHPAEAQAREGFERENALGIPIHAPHRNYRDRHAKPEVHAALGDFWMLHGFRPLEEIAAWLDSSPDTRAIAPDFAARARAAGRDRTARSALLRELYTHIMHLPQERVDELLDSLLEKLERAPAPPKDSPEYWALRGAREFPLPGGRRDRGIFSIFLLNLVRLRRGQGTFQPAGVLHAYLQGATVELMANSDNVLRGGLTPKHVDVGELLRIVRFEDAPCTPLEGVPCGESELLYPAPVEEFALSRIALAPGALVQRASSGPEILLALDGDVLLRSADITTGLNPGQAAFLAAGTEFSLSSGSAAATVWRARSNLAPRAS from the coding sequence ATGTCTGACCCGCGTCTCCTCCGCATCCGCCCCGCCGTGCAGCACTACGACTGGGGCGGCACGGAGCTGCTGCCCGCGCTTCTCGGCATGCCCAACCCGGAGCGCCGCCCCTTTGCCGAGCTCTGGTATGGCGCGCATCCCAAGGCCCCTGCCATCGCCCTGACGCCCGCAGGCGACGTCGCGCTCGACCGTCTCATTGCCTCCGCGCCGCAGCACTGGCTCGGCCCGGCCTGTGCCGCGCGCTTCGGCCCCGTGTTGCCGTTCCTGCTCAAGGTGCTCGACGCGCGCAGGATGCTTTCCATTCAGGTGCACCCCGCCGAAGCGCAGGCGCGGGAAGGCTTCGAGCGCGAAAACGCCCTGGGCATCCCCATCCACGCCCCGCACCGCAACTACCGGGACCGCCACGCCAAACCCGAGGTGCACGCCGCGCTCGGCGACTTCTGGATGCTGCACGGCTTCCGCCCCCTGGAAGAAATCGCCGCCTGGCTGGATTCTTCCCCTGACACGCGCGCCATTGCGCCGGATTTCGCGGCCCGCGCCCGTGCCGCAGGACGCGACCGCACGGCCCGCTCCGCCCTTCTGCGCGAACTCTACACGCACATCATGCACCTGCCGCAGGAGCGCGTCGACGAGCTGCTCGACTCTCTTCTCGAAAAACTCGAGCGCGCCCCGGCGCCGCCGAAAGACTCGCCCGAATACTGGGCCCTCCGCGGCGCGCGCGAATTTCCCCTGCCGGGCGGCCGCCGCGACCGCGGCATCTTCTCCATCTTCCTGCTCAACCTCGTGCGGCTCCGCCGCGGCCAGGGCACGTTCCAGCCCGCCGGCGTCCTCCACGCCTATCTCCAAGGCGCGACCGTCGAGCTGATGGCCAACTCGGACAACGTCCTGCGCGGCGGCCTGACGCCAAAACACGTCGACGTCGGCGAACTGCTGCGCATCGTCCGCTTCGAAGACGCCCCCTGCACGCCCCTGGAAGGCGTGCCCTGCGGCGAGAGCGAACTGCTCTACCCGGCGCCCGTCGAGGAGTTCGCGCTCAGCCGCATCGCGCTCGCCCCGGGCGCTCTTGTGCAACGCGCCTCCAGCGGCCCCGAGATTCTGCTCGCCCTCGACGGCGACGTCCTGCTCCGCAGCGCGGACATCACCACCGGGCTGAACCCCGGCCAGGCAGCCTTTCTCGCTGCCGGCACGGAATTTTCTCTTTCTTCCGGCTCCGCAGCGGCCACGGTCTGGCGCGCGCGCTCGAACCTCGCTCCGCGCGCTTCCTGA